One stretch of Streptomyces sp. NBC_00443 DNA includes these proteins:
- a CDS encoding ABC transporter permease/substrate binding protein, with the protein MPRLNLGDWVDSGVDWLVTHMSWLFDAIKAVVEGMYDAVNAVLTAPEPLLLAGILAVLAWWLRGLVPGVLAFAGFALVDSLELWDRAMSTLALVLVATVIALVVSIPLGIWASRSKAVSAAVRPVLDLLQTMPSMVLLIPAILFFGLGTAAGVIATLIFALAPGVRMTELGIRQVDAELVEAAEAFGTPPRDTLLRVQLPLALPTIMAGINQVIMLSLSMVVIAGMVGTGGLGGAVNEAIGQLDIGFGFEAGVGIVVLAIYLDRITGALGAQISPLGRRAAAKARAAGGVKVWNHRPRPVVAVAGVAVLALVAGGLGVFGPSAGTAEASATNVGKGKEIKLGYIPWDEGIASTFLWKELLERRGFEVTTSQYSAGPLYTGLATGQIDFETDSWLPTTHAEYWKKYGKQLEDLGSWYGPTSLELSVPSYVKGVDSLDDLKNNASKFKGKIIGIEPSAGMMGMLKDKVLKEYGLEGSYEVVDGSTPAMLAELKRAYAKKEPIAVTLWSPHWAYSDYDLTKLKDPKGAWGKGDGVHTLARKGFAGDNPEVGEWLKNFSMTEKQLTSLESQITKAGKGKEQDAVRSWLKQNPGLVDKWAPVAGAQKSQAAG; encoded by the coding sequence GTGCCTAGGCTGAATCTCGGCGACTGGGTCGACTCCGGCGTGGACTGGCTCGTCACCCACATGTCCTGGCTCTTCGACGCGATCAAGGCGGTCGTCGAGGGCATGTACGACGCCGTCAACGCCGTCCTGACGGCCCCCGAACCGCTGCTCCTCGCGGGCATCCTCGCCGTGCTGGCCTGGTGGCTGCGCGGCCTGGTCCCGGGCGTCCTGGCCTTCGCCGGCTTCGCACTGGTCGACTCGCTCGAACTGTGGGACCGGGCCATGTCGACGCTGGCCCTGGTGCTGGTCGCGACCGTGATCGCCCTGGTCGTCTCGATCCCGCTGGGCATCTGGGCGTCCCGCTCCAAGGCGGTCAGCGCGGCCGTACGACCCGTTCTGGACCTGCTCCAGACGATGCCGTCGATGGTGCTGCTGATCCCGGCCATCCTCTTCTTCGGCCTGGGCACCGCCGCCGGCGTCATCGCCACCCTGATCTTCGCGCTCGCGCCCGGCGTCCGCATGACCGAGCTCGGCATCCGCCAGGTCGACGCGGAACTGGTCGAGGCCGCCGAGGCGTTCGGCACCCCGCCGCGCGACACCCTGCTGCGGGTCCAGCTGCCGCTCGCCCTACCGACCATCATGGCGGGCATCAACCAGGTGATCATGCTGAGCCTGTCGATGGTCGTCATCGCCGGCATGGTCGGCACCGGCGGCCTCGGCGGCGCGGTCAACGAGGCCATCGGCCAGCTCGACATCGGCTTCGGCTTCGAGGCGGGCGTCGGCATCGTCGTCCTCGCCATCTACCTGGACCGCATCACCGGCGCGCTCGGCGCCCAGATCTCCCCGCTCGGCCGCCGTGCCGCCGCCAAGGCCCGCGCCGCGGGCGGCGTCAAGGTCTGGAACCACCGGCCCCGCCCGGTCGTCGCCGTCGCCGGCGTCGCCGTCCTGGCCCTCGTCGCGGGCGGGCTGGGCGTCTTCGGCCCCTCCGCGGGCACCGCCGAGGCTTCCGCCACGAACGTCGGCAAGGGCAAGGAGATCAAGCTCGGCTACATCCCCTGGGACGAGGGCATCGCCTCCACGTTCCTGTGGAAGGAGCTGCTGGAGCGCCGCGGCTTCGAGGTCACCACCAGCCAGTACTCCGCGGGCCCCCTCTACACGGGCCTCGCCACCGGCCAGATCGACTTCGAGACGGACTCCTGGCTGCCCACCACGCACGCCGAGTACTGGAAGAAGTACGGCAAGCAGCTGGAGGACCTCGGCTCCTGGTACGGCCCCACCTCCCTGGAGCTCAGCGTCCCGTCGTACGTCAAGGGCGTCGACTCCCTCGACGACCTCAAGAACAACGCCTCCAAGTTCAAGGGCAAGATCATCGGCATCGAGCCGAGCGCCGGAATGATGGGAATGCTCAAGGACAAGGTCCTCAAGGAGTACGGCCTGGAGGGCTCGTACGAGGTCGTCGACGGCTCGACGCCCGCGATGCTGGCCGAGCTCAAGCGCGCGTACGCCAAGAAGGAGCCGATCGCCGTCACGCTCTGGTCGCCGCACTGGGCGTACAGCGACTACGACCTGACGAAGCTCAAGGACCCCAAGGGCGCCTGGGGCAAGGGCGACGGCGTGCACACGCTCGCCCGCAAGGGCTTCGCCGGCGACAACCCCGAGGTCGGCGAGTGGCTGAAGAACTTCTCCATGACGGAGAAGCAGCTCACCAGCCTGGAGTCGCAGATCACCAAGGCCGGCAAGGGCAAGGAGCAGGATGCCGTCCGCTCCTGGCTGAAGCAGAACCCGGGCCTGGTGGACAAGTGGGCTCCGGTCGCCGGGGCGCAGAAGAGCCAGGCGGCCGGGTGA
- a CDS encoding glutamine synthetase family protein, with the protein MADRKPPLSVEELHALVASGEIDTVVLAFPDMQGRLQGKRFAARFFLDEVLHHGTEGCNYLLAVDTEMNTVDGYEMSSWDRGYGDFAMHPDLATLRRVPWNAGTAMLVADLAWSDGSPVVAAPRQILRRQLERLAEHGYTAKVGTELEFIVFKDTYEQAWDANYRGLTPANQYNIDYSVLGTGRIEPLLRRIRNEMAGAGLTVESAKGECNPGQHEIAFKYDDALVTCDQHAVYKTGTKEIAAQEGVSITFMAKYNEREGNSCHIHLSLADTAGDNAMPGDGEGGMSDVMRHFLAGQLAALRDFSLLYAPNINSYKRFQPGSFAPTAVAWGYDNRTCALRVVGHGRSMRFENRLPGGDVNPHLAVAGLVAAGLYGIEQKLELPEPCTGNAYAAGFEHVPTTLREAAELWENSPIAKAAFGDEVVAHYRNMARVELDAFDAAVTDWELRRSFERM; encoded by the coding sequence GTGGCAGACCGCAAACCCCCGCTGAGCGTCGAGGAGCTGCATGCCCTCGTCGCGAGCGGTGAGATCGACACTGTCGTCCTGGCCTTCCCCGATATGCAAGGGCGGCTCCAGGGCAAGCGGTTCGCCGCCCGCTTCTTCCTCGACGAGGTCCTCCACCACGGCACCGAGGGCTGCAACTACCTCCTCGCCGTCGACACCGAGATGAACACCGTCGACGGCTACGAGATGTCGTCCTGGGACCGCGGCTACGGCGACTTCGCCATGCACCCCGACCTGGCCACGCTCCGCCGCGTCCCCTGGAACGCGGGCACGGCCATGCTCGTCGCCGACCTCGCCTGGAGCGACGGCTCACCCGTGGTCGCCGCACCCCGCCAGATCCTGCGCCGCCAGCTGGAGCGCCTCGCCGAGCACGGGTACACCGCCAAGGTCGGCACCGAGCTGGAGTTCATCGTCTTCAAGGACACCTACGAGCAGGCCTGGGACGCCAACTACCGAGGGCTCACGCCGGCGAACCAGTACAACATCGACTACTCGGTGCTGGGGACGGGCCGGATCGAGCCCCTGCTGCGTCGCATCCGCAACGAAATGGCGGGCGCCGGCCTCACCGTCGAGTCCGCCAAGGGCGAGTGCAACCCCGGCCAGCACGAGATCGCGTTCAAGTACGACGACGCCCTGGTCACCTGTGACCAGCATGCCGTCTACAAGACCGGCACCAAGGAGATCGCCGCCCAGGAGGGCGTCTCGATCACCTTCATGGCCAAGTACAACGAGCGCGAGGGCAACTCCTGCCACATCCACCTCTCCCTCGCGGACACGGCCGGCGACAACGCCATGCCGGGGGACGGCGAAGGCGGCATGTCGGACGTCATGCGCCACTTCCTCGCCGGGCAGCTCGCCGCGCTGCGGGACTTCTCCCTGCTGTACGCCCCCAACATCAACTCCTACAAGCGGTTCCAGCCCGGCTCCTTCGCCCCGACCGCGGTCGCCTGGGGCTACGACAACCGCACCTGCGCCCTGCGTGTCGTCGGCCACGGTCGCTCGATGCGCTTCGAGAACCGGCTGCCCGGCGGGGACGTCAACCCGCACCTCGCCGTGGCCGGCCTGGTCGCGGCCGGCCTGTACGGCATCGAGCAGAAGCTGGAGCTGCCCGAGCCCTGCACCGGCAACGCCTACGCCGCCGGCTTCGAGCACGTCCCCACCACGCTGCGCGAGGCAGCCGAGCTCTGGGAGAACAGCCCGATCGCCAAGGCCGCCTTCGGCGACGAAGTCGTCGCGCACTACCGCAACATGGCGCGCGTCGAGCTGGACGCCTTCGACGCCGCGGTGACCGACTGGGAGCTGCGCCGCTCCTTCGAACGCATGTGA
- a CDS encoding quaternary amine ABC transporter ATP-binding protein: MSARLEAEQLYKVFGRRPDEAVTRLRQGTDREELRADGTTAAVIDTSFTVEPGQIFVVMGLSGSGKSTLLRMLNGLLEPTAGHVRYDGQDLTAISDRELREVRAKKISMVFQHFALFPHRSVLENAAYGLAVQGVPRAEREKRAGEALALCGLAGWEKSWPDELSGGMQQRVGLARALATDADLLLMDESFSALDPLIRRDMQDQLLELQRSLKKTIVFITHDLNEAMRLGDRIAVMRDGRIVQTGTAEDILLRPENDYVASFIQDVDRSRVLTASALMDTTVTADAPLCACETATGETTFAELCAISARLSHRVSVVDADNKVIGVVPRQRLVGFLGDESADPAPCDTPDGKVAARA; this comes from the coding sequence GTGTCAGCCAGGCTTGAGGCCGAACAGCTCTACAAGGTGTTCGGGAGACGACCGGACGAGGCCGTAACGCGGCTCCGCCAGGGAACCGACCGGGAGGAACTGCGTGCGGACGGCACCACCGCCGCCGTCATCGACACCTCCTTCACCGTGGAGCCGGGCCAGATCTTCGTCGTCATGGGCCTGTCCGGGTCCGGCAAGTCCACGCTGCTGCGCATGCTCAACGGGCTGCTGGAGCCGACCGCGGGGCACGTCCGCTACGACGGCCAGGACCTGACCGCGATCAGCGACCGCGAGCTGCGCGAGGTCCGCGCGAAGAAGATCAGCATGGTCTTCCAGCACTTCGCGCTCTTCCCGCACCGCAGCGTGCTGGAGAACGCCGCCTACGGCCTGGCCGTGCAGGGCGTGCCCCGCGCCGAGCGCGAGAAGCGCGCCGGCGAGGCGCTCGCCCTGTGCGGTCTGGCCGGGTGGGAGAAGTCCTGGCCCGACGAGCTGTCCGGCGGCATGCAGCAGCGCGTGGGCCTCGCCCGCGCGCTCGCCACCGACGCCGACCTGCTCCTCATGGACGAGTCCTTCAGCGCGCTCGACCCGCTGATCCGCCGCGACATGCAGGACCAGTTGCTGGAGCTGCAACGCTCCCTGAAGAAGACCATCGTCTTCATCACCCACGACCTCAACGAGGCCATGCGCCTGGGCGACCGCATCGCCGTCATGCGCGACGGCCGCATCGTGCAGACCGGCACGGCCGAGGACATCCTCCTGCGCCCGGAGAACGACTACGTCGCCTCCTTCATCCAGGACGTCGACCGCTCCCGCGTGCTCACCGCGAGCGCCCTCATGGACACCACGGTCACCGCCGACGCCCCCCTATGTGCCTGCGAGACCGCGACCGGCGAGACGACCTTCGCGGAGCTGTGCGCCATCAGCGCCCGGCTGTCGCACCGCGTCTCGGTCGTGGACGCGGACAACAAGGTCATAGGCGTCGTGCCGCGGCAGCGGCTGGTCGGCTTCCTCGGCGACGAGAGTGCCGATCCCGCGCCCTGCGACACCCCGGACGGGAAGGTGGCCGCCCGTGCCTAG
- a CDS encoding 3-oxoacyl-ACP reductase: MTQAQPQAQENICRRLVGRTAVITGAGSGIGLATARRLASEGAHVVCGDVDEQRGKAAAEEVGGTFVKVDVTDPEQVEALFRTAYDTYGSVDIAFNNAGISPPDDDSILETGLEAWKRVQEVNLTSVYLCCKAAIPYMRQQGKGSIINTASFVAKMGAATSQISYTASKGGVLAMSRELGVQFARDGIRVNALCPGPVNTPLLQELFAKDPERAARRLVHIPVGRFAEAEEIAAAVAFLASDDSSFVNATDFLVDGGISGAYVTPL; the protein is encoded by the coding sequence GTGACTCAGGCACAGCCTCAGGCTCAGGAGAACATCTGCCGTCGGCTGGTCGGCCGCACGGCCGTCATCACCGGCGCCGGCAGCGGCATCGGCCTCGCCACCGCCCGCCGGCTCGCCTCCGAGGGCGCCCACGTCGTCTGCGGTGACGTCGACGAGCAGCGCGGCAAGGCGGCCGCGGAGGAGGTCGGCGGAACCTTCGTGAAGGTCGACGTCACCGACCCCGAGCAGGTCGAGGCGCTGTTCAGGACGGCGTACGACACCTACGGCAGCGTCGACATCGCCTTCAACAACGCCGGCATCTCGCCGCCCGACGACGACTCCATCCTGGAGACCGGCCTGGAGGCCTGGAAGCGGGTCCAGGAGGTCAACCTCACCTCCGTCTACCTGTGCTGCAAGGCCGCGATCCCCTACATGCGGCAGCAGGGCAAGGGCTCCATCATCAACACGGCGTCCTTCGTGGCGAAGATGGGCGCCGCCACGTCCCAGATCTCGTACACGGCCTCCAAGGGCGGCGTCCTGGCCATGTCCCGCGAGCTGGGTGTCCAGTTCGCCCGCGACGGCATCCGGGTCAACGCCCTGTGCCCGGGACCGGTCAACACCCCGCTGCTCCAGGAACTGTTCGCCAAGGACCCCGAGCGCGCCGCGCGCCGGCTCGTCCACATCCCGGTCGGCCGTTTCGCCGAGGCCGAGGAGATCGCCGCCGCCGTGGCCTTCCTGGCCAGCGACGACTCCTCCTTCGTCAACGCCACCGACTTCCTGGTCGACGGCGGTATCTCGGGGGCGTACGTCACGCCGCTGTAG
- a CDS encoding TDT family transporter has translation MVTAVRHLGPHWYAAVMGTAALATAGAGLPVQVPGLRTVCTAVWALSLVLLATLLAARALHWTHHRDQARAHLLDPATAPFYGCLAMALLAVGGGAITVGRDWIGTGAAVALDAVLFSAGTVVGLAAAVAVPYLMAVRHRIEPSQATPVWLLPLVAPMVSAALGPLLVPHLPPGQARETLLLACFAMFGLSLLATLLMLPIVFARLITGGPLPLVLTPTLFLVLGPLGQSTTAVGIFADVAPGVVPEPYSEGFGILAVLYGVPVMGFALLWFGLATAHVVRARRHGMGFAMTWWAFTFPVGTCVTGAEALGRHTGLVAYEGLAVGLYVVLVGAWAVAGVCTARGLLSGALLAGPRTAPVAPRPATVRTTSGAVR, from the coding sequence ATGGTCACCGCCGTCCGTCATCTCGGGCCCCATTGGTACGCCGCCGTCATGGGCACCGCCGCCCTCGCCACCGCGGGAGCCGGACTGCCGGTCCAGGTCCCCGGTCTGCGTACCGTCTGCACAGCCGTCTGGGCCCTCTCCCTGGTCCTCCTCGCCACCCTGCTCGCGGCCCGAGCCCTGCACTGGACCCACCACCGTGACCAGGCCCGCGCCCACCTCCTCGACCCGGCCACGGCACCCTTCTACGGCTGTCTGGCCATGGCCCTGCTGGCCGTCGGCGGCGGCGCCATCACCGTCGGGCGGGACTGGATCGGGACCGGGGCAGCCGTCGCGCTCGACGCCGTGCTGTTCAGCGCCGGTACGGTCGTCGGGCTGGCGGCCGCGGTCGCCGTGCCGTATCTGATGGCCGTACGCCATCGCATCGAGCCCTCGCAGGCCACGCCCGTGTGGCTGCTGCCCCTCGTCGCGCCCATGGTGTCCGCGGCGCTCGGGCCGCTGCTCGTGCCGCATCTGCCGCCGGGGCAGGCCCGCGAGACGCTGCTGCTCGCCTGCTTCGCGATGTTCGGGCTCAGTCTGCTCGCCACCCTGCTGATGCTGCCGATCGTCTTCGCGCGGCTGATCACGGGCGGTCCCCTGCCCCTCGTCCTCACTCCGACGCTGTTCCTGGTGCTGGGTCCGCTCGGCCAGTCCACCACCGCCGTCGGCATCTTCGCGGACGTCGCCCCGGGCGTGGTCCCGGAGCCGTACAGCGAGGGCTTCGGCATTCTCGCCGTCCTGTACGGCGTCCCCGTCATGGGCTTCGCGCTGCTGTGGTTCGGGCTCGCCACCGCCCATGTCGTACGCGCGCGGCGGCACGGCATGGGCTTTGCGATGACCTGGTGGGCGTTCACCTTCCCGGTCGGCACGTGTGTGACCGGCGCCGAGGCACTGGGCCGGCACACCGGGCTCGTCGCATACGAGGGGCTCGCCGTCGGGCTGTACGTCGTACTCGTCGGCGCCTGGGCCGTGGCCGGCGTGTGCACCGCGCGCGGTCTGCTCAGCGGTGCGCTGCTCGCAGGGCCTCGGACAGCGCCCGTGGCGCCTCGGCCAGCGACGGTCCGTACCACGTCAGGTGCCGTCCGCTGA
- a CDS encoding FadR/GntR family transcriptional regulator, protein MSQADTEHGAPGADDRLTSVLRPVRAGNGFEEALEQILQVVRLGLVPGGERLPAERELADRLGISRVTLREVLKVLQDQGLVESRRGRYGGTFVLPRPVTPGEEELRRRLKDVDVEDTLRFREVLEVGAAGLCAAHGLDEEQADRLRAALTRTHDAPLAEYRRLDTLLHLTLAELSGSPTLTAQYAAVRATVNDLLDCIPLLVRNLEHSQRQHAALVEAVIEGNAECAREIMREHCGGTAALLRGFLG, encoded by the coding sequence ATGTCGCAGGCGGACACGGAGCACGGGGCGCCCGGCGCCGACGACCGGCTGACGTCGGTCCTGCGGCCGGTGCGGGCCGGCAACGGCTTCGAGGAGGCCCTGGAGCAGATCCTCCAGGTGGTCCGGCTCGGCCTGGTGCCGGGCGGCGAGCGGCTGCCCGCGGAGCGCGAGCTGGCGGACCGGCTGGGGATCAGCCGGGTGACGCTGCGCGAGGTGCTCAAGGTGCTCCAGGACCAGGGGCTCGTCGAGTCGCGGCGCGGACGCTACGGCGGAACGTTCGTGCTGCCGCGCCCCGTGACTCCGGGCGAGGAGGAGCTGCGCCGCCGCCTGAAGGACGTCGACGTCGAGGACACGCTGCGCTTCCGCGAGGTTCTGGAGGTGGGCGCGGCCGGCCTGTGCGCGGCGCACGGCCTGGACGAGGAGCAGGCCGACCGGCTCCGTGCGGCCCTGACGCGCACGCACGACGCCCCGCTCGCCGAGTACCGCCGCCTGGACACGCTGCTGCACCTCACGCTCGCCGAGCTGTCCGGCTCCCCCACGCTCACCGCCCAGTACGCGGCCGTACGCGCCACGGTCAACGACCTGCTCGACTGCATCCCGCTTCTCGTCCGCAATCTGGAGCACTCCCAGCGCCAGCACGCCGCCCTGGTGGAGGCCGTGATCGAGGGGAACGCCGAGTGCGCGCGGGAGATCATGCGTGAGCACTGCGGGGGGACGGCGGCGCTGCTGCGAGGCTTCTTGGGCTGA
- a CDS encoding helical backbone metal receptor, with product MRVVSLVPSLTEAVATSAAPGVLVGATDWCSHPAGLDVIRVGGTKNPEVDRIVALAPDLVIANEEENREPDLAALRAAGIEVLVTEVRDVPQALGELTRVLAACGVGARPRWLDEAGETWTSLRPPDRRTTAVVPIWRRPWMVLGRDTFAGDVLSRLGVDHLYATQEDRYPRIPLDDLRAAAPDVVVLPDEPYRFTSDDGPEAFPGLPCALVSGRHLTWYGPSLAEAPRALSEALRAAHR from the coding sequence ATGCGCGTCGTCTCCCTGGTGCCGTCGCTGACTGAGGCCGTCGCCACCTCGGCCGCCCCCGGCGTCCTCGTCGGCGCCACGGACTGGTGCAGCCACCCCGCCGGCCTGGACGTCATCCGCGTGGGCGGCACCAAGAACCCCGAGGTCGACCGCATCGTCGCCCTCGCCCCCGACCTCGTGATCGCCAACGAGGAGGAGAACCGCGAGCCCGACCTCGCCGCCCTGCGCGCGGCCGGCATCGAAGTTCTGGTGACCGAGGTACGGGATGTGCCGCAGGCCCTCGGTGAGCTGACACGGGTCCTGGCGGCATGCGGAGTGGGGGCCCGCCCACGGTGGCTGGACGAGGCGGGGGAGACATGGACGTCGCTCCGGCCTCCCGACCGCCGTACGACGGCCGTCGTCCCGATCTGGCGGCGCCCCTGGATGGTACTGGGCCGCGACACCTTCGCGGGCGACGTCCTGTCCCGCCTGGGCGTGGACCACCTGTACGCGACGCAGGAGGACCGCTACCCGCGCATCCCCCTGGACGATCTGCGCGCAGCGGCCCCCGACGTCGTCGTCCTCCCCGACGAGCCGTACCGCTTCACCTCCGACGACGGCCCCGAGGCGTTTCCCGGCCTGCCCTGCGCACTGGTCAGCGGACGGCACCTGACGTGGTACGGACCGTCGCTGGCCGAGGCGCCACGGGCGCTGTCCGAGGCCCTGCGAGCAGCGCACCGCTGA
- the eat gene encoding ethanolamine permease yields the protein MSLESTSTPAAAEADDYLKRRALRRGSAGWVLLTGLGVAYVVSGDYSGWNFGLAEGGFGGLAIAMVLMGAMYACMVFALAELSSILPTAGGGYGFARRALGPWGGFLTGTAILIEYVLAPAAIVIFIGDYVESLGLFGLESGWPMYLVCFAIFLGIHLWGVGEALRFSFVVTGIAVVALIVFALAALPDFSLGSLDDIPVDTSAAGSSSWLPFGLLGIWAAFPFGMWFFLGVEGVPLAAEETKEPARTLPKAIRWSMAILVVLAVVTFLAAAGARGSAAIQEAGNPLVEALQPDGEATTLSRIVNYAGLAGLVASFFSLIYAGSRQLFALSRAGYLPRFLSLTSRRKAPYLGLLVPGTVGFLLAAVSGDGARMLNIAVFGATISYALMSLSHIVLRRREPELARPYRTPGGVLTSSVALVLACAALVATFLVDVTAALIALAVYVVAVGYFGLYSRKRLVAKAPEEEFAALAAAEAELARD from the coding sequence ATGTCCCTCGAATCCACAAGCACACCCGCCGCCGCTGAGGCGGACGACTATCTCAAGCGCAGAGCACTGCGCCGCGGCAGCGCCGGCTGGGTGCTGCTGACCGGTCTCGGCGTCGCGTACGTCGTCTCCGGCGACTACTCCGGCTGGAACTTCGGCCTGGCGGAAGGCGGCTTCGGCGGTCTGGCGATCGCCATGGTGCTCATGGGCGCGATGTACGCGTGCATGGTCTTCGCCCTCGCCGAGCTGTCCTCGATCCTGCCGACGGCGGGCGGCGGCTACGGCTTCGCCCGCCGCGCCCTGGGCCCCTGGGGCGGCTTCCTGACCGGCACGGCGATCCTCATCGAGTACGTCCTCGCGCCCGCCGCCATCGTCATCTTCATCGGCGACTACGTCGAATCACTGGGCCTGTTCGGCCTGGAGTCCGGCTGGCCGATGTACCTGGTCTGCTTCGCGATCTTCCTCGGCATCCACCTCTGGGGCGTAGGCGAGGCGCTGCGCTTCAGCTTCGTCGTCACCGGCATCGCGGTGGTCGCCCTGATCGTGTTCGCGCTCGCGGCGCTGCCCGACTTCTCCCTCGGCTCGCTGGACGACATCCCGGTCGACACGTCGGCCGCGGGGTCCAGCTCCTGGCTGCCGTTCGGGCTGCTCGGCATCTGGGCGGCGTTCCCCTTCGGGATGTGGTTCTTCCTGGGCGTCGAGGGGGTGCCGCTGGCGGCCGAGGAGACCAAGGAGCCGGCCCGTACGCTGCCGAAGGCGATCCGCTGGTCGATGGCCATCCTGGTGGTGCTGGCCGTGGTGACCTTCCTCGCGGCGGCCGGCGCACGTGGCTCGGCGGCGATCCAGGAGGCGGGCAACCCGCTGGTCGAGGCGCTCCAGCCGGACGGCGAGGCGACCACGCTGAGCCGCATCGTGAACTACGCGGGCCTCGCGGGCCTGGTGGCGTCGTTCTTCTCTCTCATCTACGCGGGCTCGCGCCAGCTGTTCGCCCTGTCCCGCGCGGGCTACCTCCCCCGCTTCCTCTCCCTGACCAGCCGCCGCAAGGCGCCGTACCTGGGCCTGCTGGTGCCCGGCACGGTCGGCTTCCTGCTGGCGGCGGTGTCGGGTGACGGCGCGCGGATGCTGAACATCGCGGTGTTCGGCGCGACCATCTCCTACGCGCTGATGTCCCTGTCCCACATCGTGCTGCGCCGCCGTGAGCCGGAGCTGGCACGGCCGTACCGCACGCCGGGCGGGGTGCTGACATCGTCGGTGGCCCTGGTCCTGGCGTGCGCGGCACTGGTGGCGACGTTCCTGGTGGACGTGACGGCGGCCCTGATCGCGCTGGCGGTGTACGTGGTGGCCGTCGGGTACTTCGGCCTGTACAGCCGCAAGCGGCTGGTGGCGAAGGCGCCGGAGGAGGAGTTCGCGGCGCTGGCGGCGGCCGAGGCAGAGTTGGCACGGGACTGA
- a CDS encoding LysR family transcriptional regulator gives MTEAEAAEEQFRAGNLAHRVPDLGALELLLAVARLGSLGGAARELGITQPAASSRIRSMERQLGVALVDRSPRGSRLTDAGALVTDWARRIVEAAEAFDVGAQALRDRRDSRLRVAASMTIAEYLLPGWLLALRAQRPDTAVSLLAGNSAAVAERLLADEADLGFVEGLTVPSGLDSVVIAHDNLIVVTAPGHAWARRRRPLEASELAVTPLILREKGSGTRQVLDVALGGLARPLIELSSTTAVKAAAVSGAGPAVLSELAVGEELSMRRLVSVPMADVSLARDLRAVWPTGHRPVGPARDLLSLTRG, from the coding sequence ATGACAGAGGCAGAGGCGGCGGAGGAACAGTTTCGCGCGGGAAACCTGGCACACCGCGTTCCGGACCTGGGCGCGCTGGAGCTGTTGCTGGCGGTGGCGCGGCTCGGGAGTCTCGGTGGGGCGGCGCGTGAGCTGGGGATCACCCAGCCGGCGGCGAGCAGCCGGATCCGGTCCATGGAGCGCCAGCTGGGGGTGGCGCTCGTGGACCGGTCGCCGAGAGGGTCCCGGCTCACGGACGCCGGGGCGCTGGTGACGGACTGGGCGCGGCGCATCGTGGAGGCCGCGGAGGCCTTCGATGTGGGGGCGCAGGCGTTGCGGGACCGGCGGGACTCGCGGCTGCGGGTGGCCGCCAGCATGACGATCGCGGAGTACCTGCTGCCGGGGTGGCTCCTCGCCCTGCGCGCGCAGCGCCCGGACACTGCGGTGTCCCTGCTCGCCGGGAACTCGGCGGCCGTCGCGGAGCGGCTGCTGGCCGACGAGGCGGACCTGGGGTTCGTGGAGGGGCTCACCGTCCCCTCCGGGCTGGACTCCGTCGTCATCGCCCACGACAACCTGATCGTGGTGACAGCGCCGGGTCATGCCTGGGCCCGGCGGCGACGCCCGCTGGAGGCGTCCGAGCTGGCGGTTACTCCGCTGATCCTCCGCGAGAAGGGTTCCGGCACGCGGCAGGTCCTCGACGTGGCGCTGGGCGGCTTGGCCCGGCCGCTGATCGAGCTGTCCTCGACCACTGCGGTCAAGGCCGCGGCGGTGAGTGGGGCGGGGCCTGCGGTGCTGAGTGAGCTCGCGGTGGGTGAGGAGCTTTCGATGCGGCGGCTGGTGAGTGTGCCGATGGCGGATGTGTCCCTGGCGCGTGACCTGCGGGCGGTATGGCCGACGGGGCACCGGCCGGTGGGTCCGGCGAGGGATTTGCTGTCGCTGACCCGGGGGTAG
- a CDS encoding helix-turn-helix domain-containing protein, whose product MGDHKEQPLRVGAAVRRRRRALELTLAVVAERSGLSVPFLSQIENDRARPSRSSLEKVADALRTTAVELLAAADPACSVDVVRADGSEWGPDPRLRSLVRGHHQMHASEFTGDHDAGREFQYRNDQLMYVADGAVEIEAEGRAYRLGRGDTLYLTGGVRHRWRATVPDTRVVVVAVAEHIEAVRDRPRH is encoded by the coding sequence ATGGGCGACCACAAAGAACAGCCCCTTCGAGTGGGCGCGGCCGTGCGTCGGCGCCGTCGCGCGCTCGAGCTCACCCTCGCCGTCGTGGCCGAGCGCAGCGGCCTGTCGGTGCCCTTCCTGAGCCAGATCGAGAACGACCGGGCACGCCCCAGCAGAAGCTCCCTCGAAAAGGTCGCAGACGCGTTGCGCACGACCGCGGTCGAACTCCTCGCCGCAGCCGACCCGGCATGCAGTGTCGACGTGGTCCGGGCCGATGGCAGCGAGTGGGGCCCCGACCCCCGGTTGCGTTCACTGGTGCGGGGTCACCACCAGATGCACGCCTCGGAGTTCACCGGCGACCATGACGCGGGCCGTGAATTCCAGTACCGCAACGACCAGTTGATGTACGTCGCCGACGGTGCCGTCGAGATCGAGGCGGAGGGCCGCGCGTACCGCCTCGGCCGCGGCGACACCCTGTACCTCACCGGTGGGGTGCGCCACCGCTGGCGGGCGACCGTGCCGGACACGCGCGTGGTCGTCGTGGCGGTGGCGGAACACATCGAGGCGGTCCGGGACCGGCCGAGGCACTGA